Proteins found in one Quercus robur chromosome 2, dhQueRobu3.1, whole genome shotgun sequence genomic segment:
- the LOC126712713 gene encoding F-box/LRR-repeat protein 15, with the protein MKIWCCLCFTREEEEEEEEEDVDDDEEDKELGEEGNSEAMREGVFGNEGNPEGRIGNDDDPEEDVERLLGLAALSPHHLDCDDDDEQLRLFEDAVVAMRGGGGVGVGVGVGAHWDGAARAADPLPFLGVRTARRFEGESSSASAETAAVDHDRDSHNKRAKVHYDFHEYHFATAEFSNGNSSSSADRDYHISQGSSFPSKNQIFYRTLTMSDGGGKNLSESSDGTDDVGDEIGSPRLEDFEVRMDLTDDLLHMVFSFLDHTALCRAARVCRQWRAASAHEDFWRCLNFENRNISVEQFEDMCRRYPNATEVNISGASIHLLVMKAVSSLRNLEVLTLGRGQLGDTFFNALSDCYLLKRLNVNDANLGNSIQEIPINHDSLRHLQLTKCRVMRISVRCPQLETMSLKRSNMAQAVLNCPLLHELDISSCHKLSDAAIRSAATSCPQLESLDMSNCSCVSDETLREIALTCANLHILNASYCPNISLESVRLPMLTKLQLHSCEGITSASMAAISHSYMLEVLELDNCSLLTSVSLDLPRLQNIRLVHCRKFADLNLRSLMLSSIMVSNCPVLQRINITSNSLQKLALQKQESLTALALQCQTLQEVDLTDCESLTDTICDVFSDGGGCPMLKSLVLDNCENLRAVQFCSTSLVNLSLVGCRAITALNLTCPYLEQVCLDGCDHLERASFCPVGLQSLNLGICPKLNVLSIKAPCMVLLELKGCGVLSEASINCPLLTSLDASFCSQLKDDCLSATTASCPLIESLILMSCPSIGSDGLYALRCLLHLTVLDLSYTFLMTLQPVFESCLQLKVLKLQACKYLADSSLEPLYKEGALPALQELDLSYGTLCQSAIEELLAFCTHLTHVSLNGCVNMHDLNWGCSGGGQISELPSIYSSSSMLSPENIHEPIEQANRLLQNLNCVGCPNIRKVFIPPAARCFHLSSLNLSLSANLKEVDLACFNLCFLNLSNCCSLEMLKLECPKLTSLFLQSCNIDVAAVEAAISKCSMLETLDVRFCPKICSMSMGRLRAACPSLKRIFSSLSPS; encoded by the exons ATGAAGATTTGGTGCTGCCTATGCTTTAcaagagaagaggaagaagaagaagaagaagaggacgtGGACGACGACGAAGAGGACAAGGAATTAGGTGAGGAAGGTAATTCGGAGGCTATGAGGGAGGGCGTTTTCGGAAATGAGGGTAATCCCGAGGGTAGAATCGGAAATGACGACGACCCCGAGGAGGATGTCGAGCGATTGCTAGGTCTCGCCGCCTTGAGCCCGCACCACCTCGACTGCGACGACGACGACGAGCAGCTCAGATTGTTCGAAGACGCCGTCGTCGCGATGCGCGGTGGCGGCGgcgttggtgttggtgttggtgttggtgcgCATTGGGACGGGGCCGCCCGGGCCGCTGACCCCTTGCCGTTTTTGGGGGTTCGAACCGCGCGGCGGTTCGAGGGGGAGAGTAGCTCCGCCTCGGCGGAGACTGCTGCGGTGGATCATGATCGCGATTCGCACAATAAGCGCGCCAAGGTTCACTATGATTTTCA TGAATATCATTTTGCAACTGCAGAGTTTTCCAATGGAAACTCTAGTTCATCTGCAGACAGGGATTACCACATTAGTCAGGGATCTTCTTTTCCATCTAAGAATCAGATATTTTATCGTACTTTAACAATGAGTGATGGTGGTGGTAAGAATTTATCTGAATCTAGTGATGGGACAGATGATGTCGGAGATGAGATTGGCTCTCCAAGATTGGAGGATTTTGAAGTTCGGATGGATCTTACGGATGACTTACTCCATATG GTTTTCTCTTTCTTAGACCACACTGCTCTTTGCCGAGCTGCCAGAGTCTGTAGGCAGTGGCGAGCAGCTAGTGCTCATGAGGATTTCTGGAGATGTTTGAATTTTGAGAACCGAAACATATCTGTAGAACAAT TTGAGGATATGTGTCGGCGGTATCCAAATGCAACAGAAGTGAATATTTCTGGTGCTTCCATTCACTTGCTTGTTATGAAGGCAGTATCTTCATTAAG aaacctTGAGGTTTTGACATTGGGGAGAGGGCAACTAGGGGATACTTTTTTCAATGCCTTATCGGATTGTTATTTGTTGAAGAGATTGAATGTAAATGATGCTAATCTTGGCAACAGTATTCAAGAAATACCTATAAACCATGACAGCTTGCGTCATCTTCAACTAACAAAGTGTCGTGTGATGCGTATATCCGTCAG GTGTCCACAGCTTGAAACAATGTCTTTGAAGCGCAGCAACATGGCACAGGCTGTGCTTAATTGCCCTCTCTTGCATGAGCTTGATATAAGCTCTTGCCACAAGCTTTCAGATGCTGCAATTCGTTCAGCAGCAACTTCATGCCCTCAGTTAGAGTCTCTGGACATGTCAAATTGTTCATGTGTTAGCGATGAAACTCTAAGGGAAATAGCCCTCACTTGCGCCAATCTCCATATTCTTAATGCTTCATATTGCCCAAACATCTCACTTGAG TCTGTTAGACTGCCGATGTTGACGAAACTTCAGCTTCACAGCTGTGAGGGAATCACCTCAGCTTCAATGGCTGCAATATCTCATAGTTATATGTTGGAG GTTTTGGAGCTTGACAATTGCAGCCTACTGACTTCTGTGTCCTTGGACCTTCCACGCTTACAGAATATTAGATTAGTACATTGTCGCAA aTTTGCTGATCTGAATTTAAGGAGTCTCATGCTATCATCTATAATGGTGTCTAATTGCCCCGTACTCCAACGGATCAACATCACTTCAAACTCACTTCAG AAATTAGCATTGCAGAAGCAGGAGAGCTTAACCGCATTGGCATTGCAATGCCAAACTTTGCAAGAAGTGGATCTCACTGATTGTGAATCTTTGACAGATACAATTTGTGATGTTTTTAGTGATGGAGGTGGATGCCCTATGCTAAAGTCACTAGTTCTTGATAACTGTGAG AACTTGAGAGCAGTGCAGTTCTGCAGTACCTCTTTAGTTAATCTTTCCCTTGTTGGTTGCCGGGCCATCACTGCTCTCAATCTTACGTGCCCATATCTAGAGCAAGTTTGCTTGGACGGTTGTGATCATCTTGAAAGAGCATCTTTTTGTCCT GTTGGCCTACAGTCATTGAATCTGGGAATATGTCCCAAATTAAATGTACTCAGTATTAAAGCACCGTGTATGGTGTTGCTCGAATTGAAAGGATGTGGCGTATTATCAGAAGCATCTATTAATTGTCCGCTTTTGACCTCTCTAGATGCTTCCTTTTGCAG CCAACTTAAGGATGACTGTCTGTCTGCAACAACTGCTTCATGCCCGCTGATTGAGTCGTTGATATTGATGTCATGCCCATCTATTGGTTCTGATGGACTTTACGCCCTGCGTTGCCTTCTACATTTGACTGTGCTTGATTTATCGTACACCTTTTTGATGACCTTGCAGCCGGTTTTTGAGTCTTGTTTGCAACTAAAG GTGTTAAAATTACAAGCATGCAAGTATCTTGCGGACTCATCACTTGAGCCCCTTTACAAGGAAGGTGCTCTCCCTGCTCTCCAGGAATTGGACTTGTCTTATGGGACCCTCTGTCAGTCTGCTATAGAAGAGCTTCTTGCTTTCTGCACACATCTTACACATGTGAGCTTGAATGGCTGTGTCAATATGCATGACCTTAATTGGGGTTGCAGTGGTGGTGGCCAGATTTCTGAGTTGCCTAGTATTTATAGCTCATCTTCCATGCTTTCACCTGAGAACATCCACGAGCCAATTGAGCAGGCCAACCGTTTACTGCAGAACCTAAACTGTGTTGGTTGTCCTAATATTAGGAAAGTTTTCATTCCACCGGCGGCACGCTGTTTTCATTTGTCATCGTTAAACCTTTCTCTATCAGCAAATTTGAAGGAAGTTGATCTTGCTTGTTTTAATTTGTGCTTTCTAAATTTGAG TAATTGTTGCTCTTTGGAAATGTTGAAGCTTGAGTGTCCAAAATTGACCAGTCTCTTTCTACAG TCGTGCAACATTGATGTAGCAGCAGTTGAAGCTGCCATATCAAAGTGTAGCATGCTGGAGACCCTTGATGTCCGCTTTTGTCCGAAG ATATGCTCAATGAGCATGGGGAGGTTACGTGCGGCATGCCCTAGTTTGAAGCGTATCTTCAGTAGCCTGTCACCTTCATGA
- the LOC126712714 gene encoding uncharacterized protein LOC126712714 isoform X1, whose translation MATPAHVSIKPFSNSLSFSHSLSTAKKANKSNLALTRTRCALYSASSPPPPPPKWRESRRLVNVSLVLSVSHFLFIPSYAMAGGFFDKYVKRKKLDPLEVYIPAVILTQLQIKDLEKSLEADQPQYGSCRSLLRSGPVGSLRVNIRAVAQYASDNGNGKTASNNVDQCLRALEDLDSLLLNASRNDPGASVESMKGKINIALNALDSLLQTVPSDVLEKGKAVADSYMITEDVEPEILDPEMQKLESIL comes from the exons ATGGCCACCCCTGCGCACGTTAGCATCAAGCCTTTCTCCAATTCCTTAAgcttctctcattctctctcaacCGCAAAAAAAGCTAATAAGTCGAATTTGGCGCTAACGAGAACGAGGTGCGCATTGTATTCAGcgtcatcaccaccaccaccaccaccaaaatggCGGGAAAGCAGGCGATTGGTCAACGTGTCCCTCGTCCTCTCAGTCTCACACTTCCTCTTTATCCCCAGCT atgcTATGGCTGGTGGCTTTTTCGATAAATATGTGAAAAG GAAAAAACTTGATCCATTGGAAGTTTATATACCGGCTGTCATATTGACGCAGTTACAGATCAAGGACTTAG AGAAATCTTTAGAAGCTGATCAACCCCAATATGGTAGCTGCCGATCTTTGCTACGTTCTGGCCCTGTAGGATCCCTTCGTGTAAATATTAGAGCG GTGGCACAATATGCTTCAGACAATGGCAATGGTAAAACTGCTTCCAATAATGTTGATCAATGTCTCAG AGCCTTGGAGGATCTTGATTCCTTACTTCTAAATGCTTCAAGAAATGATCCAGGAGCCTCAGTTGAATCAATGAAAGGAAAGATCAATATTGCCCTTAATGCTCTAGACAG CCTGCTTCAAACTGTTCCTTCTGATGTGCTAGAGAAAGGGAAGGCTGTGGCTGATTCCTATATGATTACAGAAGATGTGGAACCTGAAATTTTGGACCCAGAAATGCAGAAGTTGGAATCAATTTTATGA
- the LOC126712714 gene encoding uncharacterized protein LOC126712714 isoform X2, producing MATPAHVSIKPFSNSLSFSHSLSTAKKANKSNLALTRTRCALYSASSPPPPPPKWRESRRLVNVSLVLSVSHFLFIPSYAMAGGFFDKYVKRKKLDPLEVYIPAVILTQLQIKDLEKSLEADQPQYGSCRSLLRSGPVGSLRVNIRAVAQYASDNGNGKTASNNVDQCLRALEDLDSLLLNASRNDPGASVESMKGKINIALNALDREREGCG from the exons ATGGCCACCCCTGCGCACGTTAGCATCAAGCCTTTCTCCAATTCCTTAAgcttctctcattctctctcaacCGCAAAAAAAGCTAATAAGTCGAATTTGGCGCTAACGAGAACGAGGTGCGCATTGTATTCAGcgtcatcaccaccaccaccaccaccaaaatggCGGGAAAGCAGGCGATTGGTCAACGTGTCCCTCGTCCTCTCAGTCTCACACTTCCTCTTTATCCCCAGCT atgcTATGGCTGGTGGCTTTTTCGATAAATATGTGAAAAG GAAAAAACTTGATCCATTGGAAGTTTATATACCGGCTGTCATATTGACGCAGTTACAGATCAAGGACTTAG AGAAATCTTTAGAAGCTGATCAACCCCAATATGGTAGCTGCCGATCTTTGCTACGTTCTGGCCCTGTAGGATCCCTTCGTGTAAATATTAGAGCG GTGGCACAATATGCTTCAGACAATGGCAATGGTAAAACTGCTTCCAATAATGTTGATCAATGTCTCAG AGCCTTGGAGGATCTTGATTCCTTACTTCTAAATGCTTCAAGAAATGATCCAGGAGCCTCAGTTGAATCAATGAAAGGAAAGATCAATATTGCCCTTAATGCTCTAGACAG AGAAAGGGAAGGCTGTGGCTGA
- the LOC126712715 gene encoding uncharacterized protein LOC126712715 encodes MTKTPWLLLLSLLFFLASAAATQIKVTNNPADQLVAALDNNRTAQKLKSLYDNRGLACIALQYIKAYQGDCGAVGGPNGKKPAESEFAQTFAPNCGVLVSTLSPITGRLLGCQSHYVDPSKAFSEILMKNNKSLEIISNKTHTEVGAGVTGTERGAPYFWCLLFSNGNTSSSFAVEGGVAKVTKPGCFSGANDECSGAYDWSQTRRIWPFVATALLVVGHAFGF; translated from the exons atgacaaaaactcCATGGCTTCTCTTACTTTCACTTCTCTTCTTCTTAGCTTCTGCTGCAGCTACTCAAA TAAAAGTGACCAATAACCCTGCTGATCAGTTAGTGGCTGCACTTGACAACAATAGAACTGCACAGAAGTTGAAATCCCTCTATGACAACCGCGGCCTGGCCTGCATTGCTTTGCAGTACATAAAAGCCTACCAAGGTGATTGCGGTGCAGTAGGAGGGCCTAATGGGAAGAAGCCTGCTGAATCCGAATTTGCTCAAACTTTTGCCCCCAACTGTGGTGTTCTGGTCTCAACCCTCTCTCCTATTACCGGTCGTTTACTTGGCTGCCAATCTCATTATGTTGATCCTTCTAAAGCATTTTCAGAGATCCTGATGAAGAACAACAAAAGCTTAGAAATAATTTCCAATAAGACTCACACTGAAGTCGGAGCTGGAGTGACTGGCACCGAACGTGGGGCTCCCTATTTCTGGTGTCTCTTGTTCAGTAATGGCAACACCAGCAGCAGCTTTGCTGTAGAGGGAGGGGTGGCTAAGGTAACAAAACCTGGGTGCTTTAGTGGTGCTAATGATGAATGCAGTGGTGCTTATGATTGGTCTCAAACCCGTCGTATATGGCCATTTGTTGCCACAGCTTTGCTAGTAGTGGGGCATGCCTTTGGATtctga
- the LOC126712718 gene encoding uncharacterized protein LOC126712718: protein MELGATCRTSRSTSYERLVVIGLALLAVLSPLYIDRKLESDEEPEEEPFSLVSWLPLLLLVLILAIVLSHYLDQSCSRFDPYWIHRVGGSSCGIILILLVLILVLKCKGSVKNWEAWLK, encoded by the coding sequence ATGGAGCTTGGAGCTACATGCAGAACAAGTAGGTCTACTTCATATGAGAGGCTGGTGGTAATAGGCTTGGCTCTTCTAGCTGTACTTTCTCCTCTCTATATTGACCGGAAACTGGAAAGTGATGAAGAACCTGAGGAGGAGCCCTTCAGTCTTGTTTCTTGGTTGCCTCTGCTGCTCTTGGTGTTGATCTTGGCCATTGTTTTGTCGCATTACTTAGATCAGAGCTGTAGCAGGTTTGATCCTTATTGGATTCACAGAGTTGGTGGCTCTTCTTGTGGTATCATTTTGATTCTCTTGGTGCTTATACTGGTTTTGAAGTGCAAAGGTTCTGTAAAGAACTGGGAGGCCTGGcttaaatga